Within the Thalassotalea ponticola genome, the region ACAATTACGTACAAAAAACAAGCAAGCAAACAGCTAAATGTAAAAAAATTAGAATAAACACTTTACAAAGTAGAGTGAAGACTCTAAACTACAATCATTCCTAAGGGAATTCTTGTTGTAATAACTTTTGTTTTCTAGCTTCCCCATAAGCTTCCAACCGACGGCACTTTGTGACGTCGGTTTTTTTTATGTCTAAAATAACCCGTAAATAAAAAAGGCGCCGAGGCGCCTTGTGAAAGCAATACTAATAGCTAGGCTAATTAAAGCTCGGCTGCTTGCTCTGCTTCGTCGTCGGCATCGTCGGCATCGTCGGCATCGTCGGCAAACGCATTAAACCAATCGCTAATAACGCCCGTCGCTTGCTCTAAGCCGACCTTAGTTAACGAAGAAAAACCGATCACCTTAATATTGCTGTGTAAATCCTTACACTGCTTTTTGACCTTTAATACTTCTGCGCTGCGCTTACCTGATTTTAATTTATCAGCCTTAGTCAGTAAGGCTAACACCGGCAAGTTACAGTCATCGGCCCATTGAATTAAATCAACATCCAAATCTTTCAAAGGGTGACGGATATCCATCAATACCACCAAACCCTTTAAGCTTTCTCGCTTTTCTAGATATTCGGCTAGCGACTTTTGCCATTTCTTTTTCATTTCCAACGGTACTTTGGCAAAGCCGTAACCTGGCAAGTCGATTAGGCGACGGTTATCGCGAATATCAAACACGTTAATAAGCTGGGTTCGACCAGGGGTTTTACTGGTTCGGGCTAGGGACTTTTGGTTGGTCAGCGTATTCAAAGCGCTTGATTTGCCGGCATTAGAGCGTCCCGCAAATGCAACTTCTACCCCAGTATCATCCGGCAGTTTACGAATATCGGGCGCACTTAAGATAAACTGTGCGACATGAAGGTTTACGTCTGTGGTTGTCAAAATGATCTACCTAAAAAAAATAACTGCTTCAATTATATATTGTTTTAAACATCGCTTCTTATTGTTTTTTGTAATCTTTACTTAAACAGCACTTGGTTAAGTTTTTTTTCCTAATTTTTCTTAATAACCATTACACCTGCGTGGTAATTGTGTAAAATAACGTAAATAACTATCTCTAATTGACTTAATTAATCGTGCTATTAAAGAGAAAAACCATATTCGTTACGGTTTTTCTTGAGTAATAACAGGCAGAATCACTATGAAAAAACTTGTTCTTTCAGCAATCTTAGGTTGCGGATTACTGGGTAACGCATTTGCTGCAGGTGATGCAGATGCAGGCAAAACTAAAGCAGCTACGTGTGCCGCATGTCACGGTGCTAATGGTATCGGTATTGCCGATAACTACCCTAACCTTGCTGGTCAACATGCTGACTATATTGTTAAGCAATTAAAAGCATTTAAAGATGGTTCTCGTAAAGATCCAGTAATGTCGCCAATGGCAATGCCATTATCTGAACAAGACATGCTTGATGTGGCAGCCTACTTTAGTGCCCTGTCTGGTTCTGGCGATGCGCCGGCTGATGCCAGTACTGGTGCTGCTGCGCCAGCGGCTCCTGCGGCTGTACAAGTGGTAGCCGATCCAGTAGCAGGTAAAGGTCTATACCAAAACGGTGACGTAACTCGTGGTATTACCGCTTGTGTTGACTGTCACGGTAAACAAGGTAACTCAGATGTGTTGATTAACCCGAACTTGTCAAACCAACACCCTGAGTACATTGAAAAGCAACTTAAAGCATTCCACAGTGGTGAGCGCAAAGACGCATCAATGAATGCGGTAGCGATGAATCTAACAGAACAAGACATCATCGACCTTGGAGCTTACTTTGAGTCGCCAGAAGCTGTTGCCGATGCCGTGGCTAAAAAGCCTTCAGCTGAAAAATTAACGTTTGTTGGCGATGTTGAAGCAGGCAAAGCCAAATCGATGGTTTGTGCTGCGTGTCATGGTGCTGATGGTAACCAGCCATTGCCAAATCACCCGAAACTTGCTGGTCAACACGAACAATACCTTGCAAAGCAGTTACATGATTTCAAATCAGGTGCTCGTGATAACGCTATTATGGCAGGTCAAGTAGCCGCTTTAACTGACGAAGACATGCAAAATCTTGCCGCGTACTTCGCTAGCCAAAAATTAACAGCTACAGCTGCTGAAGAAAACGCTTTGGGTAAAAAATTATATCAAGGTGGTGATGCTGCACGAGGCATTACAGCATGTATCGCTTGTCACGGAACCGATGGTAAAGGTGCTGGCCTAGCTGGTTTCCCTAAAGTTGGTAGCCAAACAGCCGATTACCTCAAACTGCAATTAGAGCAGTTCCGCAGTGGTAAGCGCAACAACGACATGAATGGCATGATGAGTAACATTGCAGTGAAACTTACCGATGAAGACATCGCTGCTCTAGCGCAATACATGGCGTCACTGAAGTAACGCTTCTAGTTAATAAAAAAACAGCGCACTAGGCGCTGTTTTTTTATACCTAAAATTTATCTGCCGGATTCCACGTCGCTCAAAATCTCGCAAAGTACCCCATTATTGGTAGTAAGGTTAACTTTAGGCTGAGATTCATATTAGGTGTTTTCAATTAAAAATGTAGCGCTGGGGTCAACATACACGCGATCGCCCATCCCTTGACGGCCGAGTAACATCATATACGTCATTTCTTCGCGATTGCTCAATGTCAGCTCTATAGGCCATTCTTCAATGCCCAGCCGCAATCGGGTAATGATCACGCAACGTTGTTCGCTTACACCGTTTGACGATTTGATACGTCGCGAATCGTGAAGTGGTGCCGAGCACTTTACCGTTTTATCGAGATTATAAATATCAGGATGTAGATCAAAATTAACTTGAGGCTTACCAAATTTGGTTACCACGTTAATGTTATCAACGTGAAGCGACGATGTTTTTGCACCTGTATCGATGCGCACCGGTAAATCTGAAATCCCCAAATCGGGCAAGCTACAAAGCTCAATATTACCAATAAGTAATCTATTCATTTTCTTTGTTAATGTCATGAGATGTGCATCACCAACAACACAGTCGTTACCGGTAAGACACCGATGTGCACCGTGAGATATTTACAGCAAAATTGTACTAGCAGTAAGTATATCAGCAGAGCAGAATTACGCCTGTTATATCAGCAAAATAATGGTGATAAAACAAGATCAAAAACCGAGTTAAATATGCGGTTATCAAAACCAGAAAACAAATGGAATATAAGCGGGAGTTTAGATTAAAACTAGATGGGGTGGCTGATGGGACTTGAACCCACGACAACCGGAATCACAATCCGGGGCTCTACCAACTGAGCTACAGCCACCACTAGGAAGACACTGCCCTAAGCAGTGCGCGGATTGTATCTTGTTCGCCTTCTTTAACGCAAGTACTTTTGCATAATAACGGTTATTTTTTTAAGAAAAACAGGCGCAAAAAAAAACATTTACTTTTTTTTGTCATTTATTTAACTATTGAATTACAATAAGGTTAGGATTTTATTGAACTTTTAGAGATGAATAAAGCTCGTCAGGGAAACTGACAATTCGCCAGCACTTGGTACGGCTAGGCAGCAATGGATATGCAGCAGGAATCATAAATGAATAATTATAAAGAATTCTTTTACGCGATAGTCATATTTTTTTCAATTAGCTTTGGCGCC harbors:
- the yihA gene encoding ribosome biogenesis GTP-binding protein YihA/YsxC; its protein translation is MTTTDVNLHVAQFILSAPDIRKLPDDTGVEVAFAGRSNAGKSSALNTLTNQKSLARTSKTPGRTQLINVFDIRDNRRLIDLPGYGFAKVPLEMKKKWQKSLAEYLEKRESLKGLVVLMDIRHPLKDLDVDLIQWADDCNLPVLALLTKADKLKSGKRSAEVLKVKKQCKDLHSNIKVIGFSSLTKVGLEQATGVISDWFNAFADDADDADDADDEAEQAAEL
- a CDS encoding cytochrome c translates to MAKKPSAEKLTFVGDVEAGKAKSMVCAACHGADGNQPLPNHPKLAGQHEQYLAKQLHDFKSGARDNAIMAGQVAALTDEDMQNLAAYFASQKLTATAAEENALGKKLYQGGDAARGITACIACHGTDGKGAGLAGFPKVGSQTADYLKLQLEQFRSGKRNNDMNGMMSNIAVKLTDEDIAALAQYMASLK
- a CDS encoding RimK/LysX family protein; the protein is MNRLLIGNIELCSLPDLGISDLPVRIDTGAKTSSLHVDNINVVTKFGKPQVNFDLHPDIYNLDKTVKCSAPLHDSRRIKSSNGVSEQRCVIITRLRLGIEEWPIELTLSNREEMTYMMLLGRQGMGDRVYVDPSATFLIENT